A section of the Anabaena cylindrica PCC 7122 genome encodes:
- a CDS encoding response regulator transcription factor, which yields MSLILVIEDETQILLNLQEILELGDFSVITASNGIIGLQLAKSKNPDLIICDIMMPGLNGYEVLQELRRDPRSADIPLIFLTAKIERDDVRQGMGLGADDYITKPFEPFEILQAITARLERHSIYNQAYLQESQKTEIMQQEIKKNRIELQNSQELSEIRRTLLERISQDLCDPLSSINMAIHMLKHAKEEKDRDRYLSILKEAYTQEITILNEVDSLQELLTADNTKLLRNYKLLK from the coding sequence ATGAGCTTAATTTTAGTTATTGAAGATGAAACTCAAATTTTATTAAATCTTCAGGAAATTTTAGAACTAGGAGATTTTTCCGTTATTACTGCTTCTAATGGTATAATTGGCTTGCAGTTAGCTAAAAGTAAAAATCCTGATTTGATTATCTGTGATATTATGATGCCAGGATTAAATGGTTATGAAGTATTACAAGAACTGCGTCGAGATCCTCGATCTGCTGATATTCCCCTTATTTTTCTCACTGCTAAAATAGAACGAGATGATGTGCGTCAAGGTATGGGTTTAGGGGCAGATGATTACATTACTAAACCTTTTGAGCCGTTTGAAATTTTGCAGGCAATAACAGCACGTTTAGAAAGACATTCAATTTATAATCAAGCATATCTGCAAGAATCTCAGAAAACGGAAATAATGCAACAGGAAATAAAAAAAAATCGTATTGAATTGCAAAATTCTCAGGAATTATCAGAAATTAGAAGAACTCTGTTAGAGAGAATATCCCAGGACTTATGCGATCCACTATCTAGTATTAATATGGCAATCCATATGCTTAAACACGCTAAAGAAGAAAAGGATAGAGATAGATATCTGTCTATTTTAAAAGAAGCATACACGCAGGAAATCACGATATTGAATGAGGTTGATAGCTTGCAGGAATTACTGACTGCTGACAATACAAAATTGCTCAGAAATTATAAATTACTGAAGTAA
- a CDS encoding ATP-binding protein: protein MLWILLFESFHRAGNVSNIPGTGLGLSIASKGAELHKGLIAVNTEVGIGTTFIVTIPLQTVIL from the coding sequence ATGCTGTGGATTCTGTTATTTGAATCTTTTCACCGCGCTGGAAATGTAAGCAATATTCCTGGTACAGGCTTAGGATTATCAATTGCATCTAAAGGTGCTGAATTACACAAGGGGCTAATTGCTGTTAATACCGAAGTAGGAATAGGGACGACTTTTATTGTGACAATTCCCTTACAAACAGTGATTTTATGA
- a CDS encoding hybrid sensor histidine kinase/response regulator has product MKKILIIEDEPQIRNNIKEILELSDFETLVAENGLQGLQLAQEKHPDLILCDLMMPELDGYGVLTQLRQNMTTAIIPLIFLTAKSDRSDVRRGMEMGADDYLTKPFQPDELLQAIATRFDKQSLFDQQTQEKLNILSSCITHSLPHEINTPLNHIIGLSKLLIEEHGILSDEENLEMLESIHRSGLRLYRLTLNFLVYADLELLASNPEKIANFRNHEVKNFVKSAIENVAIKSANNANRLADLKMEIADAMINVSSVKIGKIVEEIIDNAFKFSQPNTLVKIIGYSSNHAYHLYIIDHGRGMTKEQISGVRAYVQFERKMYEQQGSGLGLSIAKRLIELHGGEFSIESIPGKQTIVRMLFPQ; this is encoded by the coding sequence ATGAAAAAAATTCTAATCATTGAAGATGAGCCTCAAATCAGAAATAATATTAAAGAAATATTGGAATTATCAGATTTTGAGACACTAGTTGCAGAAAATGGGCTACAGGGTTTGCAGTTGGCTCAAGAGAAACATCCTGATTTGATTCTTTGTGATTTGATGATGCCTGAATTAGATGGCTATGGTGTATTAACACAACTTCGTCAGAATATGACTACTGCCATAATTCCTTTAATTTTCTTAACTGCTAAGTCAGATCGGTCTGATGTCCGTCGAGGAATGGAAATGGGTGCAGATGATTACCTAACTAAGCCTTTTCAACCGGATGAATTACTCCAAGCAATTGCAACTAGATTCGATAAACAATCTTTATTTGATCAACAAACTCAGGAAAAATTAAATATTTTAAGCAGTTGTATAACCCACTCATTACCTCATGAAATTAATACTCCTCTTAATCATATTATAGGATTATCAAAGTTATTAATTGAAGAGCATGGCATACTTTCTGATGAAGAGAATTTAGAAATGCTAGAATCAATTCATCGATCTGGTCTCAGGCTGTATAGATTAACCCTTAATTTTCTTGTGTATGCAGACTTAGAGTTATTAGCCTCTAATCCTGAAAAAATTGCGAATTTCCGTAATCATGAAGTTAAAAATTTTGTAAAATCAGCTATTGAAAATGTAGCTATAAAGTCCGCCAACAATGCCAATAGGTTGGCAGATTTAAAGATGGAAATAGCAGATGCAATGATCAATGTTTCGTCGGTGAAAATTGGTAAAATTGTTGAAGAAATAATTGATAATGCTTTTAAATTTTCCCAGCCAAATACACTAGTAAAAATAATAGGATATAGCAGTAATCATGCTTATCATTTGTATATAATTGACCACGGACGTGGTATGACTAAGGAGCAAATTTCTGGAGTTAGAGCTTATGTCCAATTTGAAAGAAAAATGTATGAACAACAAGGTTCTGGTTTAGGATTATCAATTGCTAAGAGGTTGATAGAACTTCATGGAGGAGAGTTTTCAATTGAAAGCATACCTGGCAAACAAACTATTGTGAGGATGCTTTTTCCCCAGTAA
- a CDS encoding putative bifunctional diguanylate cyclase/phosphodiesterase translates to MNTILIIEDEPQIRNNIQEILEMEGFATIAAEDGLQGLEMAVEHQPDIIICDLMMPRLDGYGLIKELRQKPATAEIPFIFLTAKAEHRDFRQGMMLGADDYLTKPFEVSELLQVISTRLEKRNIVVQRYKGQIEQMEAQINYLARHDSLTSLPNQFFLEEYFNNIRFQAYNQGQFLPLLLIDINILYHTKFLFEPNLRPFLLKKIAERLNQIDPTNQIIDLIAYLKTDHLALLLKPVLDSTVTAGIAENILDSLSLPIIFNNQEISVQTQIGIACYPEDALQISELLTHAEVTLEHYKLDNTSAYHFYNQEIFNIVFRKILLESDFVQALENNEFQLYYQPQINVKNGKEIVGLEALIRWKHPEYGMISPAEFIPIAENSGFIIPLGEWILKTACLQLKDLQTEELRDFKIAVNISARQFSQDNFIERIKDIITNINFNPKLLELELTETILIQDIELVKSKMNKLMEDGIKFSIDDFGTGYSSFKYLQEFSFSHLKIERYFISNIDKIENKQSIVKSILQLANTLNVNIIAEGVETKEELNWLQENNCFVIQGYFFSPPLAIEDLKVFLQANN, encoded by the coding sequence ATGAATACGATTCTAATCATTGAAGATGAGCCTCAAATACGAAACAACATTCAGGAAATTCTGGAGATGGAGGGATTTGCTACAATTGCCGCAGAAGATGGATTGCAAGGGTTAGAGATGGCTGTAGAACATCAGCCAGATATTATTATTTGTGATCTGATGATGCCTCGTTTAGATGGATATGGACTGATTAAAGAATTGCGTCAAAAGCCAGCTACTGCGGAAATTCCGTTCATTTTTCTTACTGCTAAAGCAGAACATCGTGATTTCCGTCAAGGAATGATGCTAGGTGCAGACGATTATTTAACTAAGCCGTTTGAAGTCTCTGAACTTCTCCAAGTAATTTCGACTCGACTAGAAAAACGCAACATCGTTGTCCAACGTTACAAAGGTCAGATTGAGCAAATGGAAGCTCAAATCAATTATCTGGCTCGTCATGATAGCTTAACCAGTTTACCCAATCAATTCTTTTTGGAAGAATATTTCAATAACATTCGTTTTCAAGCTTACAATCAGGGTCAATTTTTGCCCTTGTTGCTGATTGATATAAATATTCTCTACCACACTAAATTCTTATTTGAACCCAATTTGAGACCCTTTTTATTAAAAAAAATAGCAGAAAGATTAAATCAAATAGACCCCACCAATCAGATTATTGACTTAATAGCTTACTTAAAAACAGACCACCTAGCGTTGTTGTTAAAGCCTGTTCTGGATAGCACAGTTACTGCGGGTATTGCCGAAAATATTTTAGATAGTTTATCACTACCCATTATTTTTAATAATCAGGAAATTTCTGTACAAACTCAAATTGGTATTGCTTGTTATCCAGAAGATGCTTTACAAATAAGTGAACTATTAACTCATGCAGAAGTTACCCTAGAGCATTATAAATTAGATAATACGTCTGCTTATCATTTTTATAATCAAGAGATTTTCAACATTGTTTTTAGAAAAATTCTTTTAGAATCCGATTTTGTTCAAGCACTAGAGAATAATGAATTTCAGCTTTACTATCAACCTCAAATAAATGTTAAGAATGGGAAAGAAATTGTTGGTCTAGAAGCATTAATTCGCTGGAAACACCCAGAATATGGAATGATTTCTCCAGCAGAATTTATTCCTATTGCTGAAAATTCGGGCTTTATTATTCCATTGGGAGAATGGATTTTAAAAACAGCTTGTTTACAATTAAAAGATTTACAAACAGAAGAATTACGTGATTTCAAAATAGCTGTAAATATATCGGCTCGTCAATTTAGCCAAGATAATTTCATTGAACGTATTAAGGATATAATTACCAACATAAATTTTAATCCGAAATTATTAGAGTTGGAATTGACTGAAACTATACTTATTCAAGATATTGAACTAGTAAAAAGCAAAATGAACAAATTAATGGAAGATGGGATTAAATTCTCAATTGATGATTTTGGTACAGGCTACTCATCATTTAAGTATCTTCAGGAATTTTCTTTTAGTCACTTAAAAATAGAGCGGTATTTTATCAGTAATATTGATAAAATTGAAAACAAGCAATCAATTGTTAAAAGTATACTTCAGTTAGCAAATACGTTGAATGTCAATATCATTGCAGAAGGTGTAGAAACCAAAGAAGAGCTAAATTGGCTCCAAGAAAATAATTGTTTTGTGATCCAAGGATATTTTTTCAGCCCTCCTCTAGCAATAGAAGACTTGAAGGTATTTTTGCAAGCCAATAACTAA
- the acsF gene encoding magnesium-protoporphyrin IX monomethyl ester (oxidative) cyclase, with the protein MVKSLETPPVELLKPGVKAPVQETLLTPRFYTTDFDAVAKMDISAYENELRSVVDELKADYNRHHFVRDDEFKQCWDHIEGEKRLAFLDFLERSCTSEFSGFLLFKELSRRIKDSNPLLSEAFGYLARDEARHAGFLNKSMADFNLSLDLSYLTKNRTYTFFPPEWVIYTVYLSEKIGYWRYILVYRHMEKNPEFQFYPLFRKFESWCQDENRHGDFFKALLRSQPQLWNNWKARLWVRFFLLTVFATHTMTVFERASFYEILGIHPRKYNNQVIEETNKTAARAFPIILNTNHPYFFWFLEQCAINNQKLIELNNTKGWGVIKFFKKIPLLRNIVWYMLRLYLIKPIKVEAIRETVC; encoded by the coding sequence ATGGTTAAGTCTTTAGAAACTCCCCCAGTTGAGTTATTGAAACCAGGTGTCAAAGCACCCGTTCAAGAAACATTATTAACACCCCGTTTTTATACCACAGACTTCGATGCTGTGGCTAAAATGGATATTTCTGCCTATGAGAACGAATTAAGATCTGTAGTTGATGAACTCAAAGCTGATTATAACCGCCATCACTTTGTTCGTGATGATGAATTTAAACAGTGTTGGGATCATATTGAAGGAGAGAAAAGGCTGGCTTTTCTTGACTTTTTAGAACGTTCTTGTACTTCAGAGTTTTCTGGGTTTTTACTGTTTAAAGAATTATCTCGTCGTATCAAAGACAGTAACCCTCTACTATCAGAAGCATTTGGTTATTTAGCACGAGATGAAGCACGCCATGCGGGTTTTCTAAATAAATCAATGGCAGATTTTAATCTTTCCCTTGATTTAAGTTATTTAACTAAAAATCGCACCTATACCTTTTTTCCTCCAGAATGGGTGATTTACACTGTTTACCTATCGGAGAAAATTGGTTACTGGCGTTATATTTTAGTCTATCGCCACATGGAGAAAAATCCAGAATTTCAATTTTATCCCCTATTTCGCAAATTTGAAAGCTGGTGTCAGGACGAAAATAGACATGGGGATTTTTTCAAGGCTTTGTTACGTTCTCAACCACAGTTGTGGAATAATTGGAAGGCACGATTATGGGTGCGTTTCTTTTTATTAACTGTATTTGCTACTCACACAATGACAGTCTTTGAACGGGCGAGTTTCTATGAAATATTAGGTATTCATCCCCGTAAATACAACAATCAGGTAATTGAAGAAACCAACAAAACTGCTGCTAGGGCATTTCCAATTATCTTAAACACAAATCACCCCTACTTTTTCTGGTTTTTAGAACAATGTGCAATCAATAACCAGAAATTAATTGAACTCAATAACACCAAAGGTTGGGGAGTTATCAAGTTCTTCAAAAAAATTCCATTGCTGAGAAACATCGTTTGGTATATGTTGCGGCTTTACCTGATTAAACCAATCAAAGTAGAAGCTATTCGTGAAACGGTGTGTTAA
- the recN gene encoding DNA repair protein RecN: MLLCLRIENFALIDHLELEFGAGLNVLTGETGAGKSIILDAIDAVLGGKVSSRVIRTGTSRALVEGTFSINPFLSAWLSEQEIDLIDDNSVIISRDISATSSNIRTRSRINGVLVNRQIMGSLRDRLVEITAQGQTLQVGQSAQVRDWLDLYGGESLMQQRQKTAVAFSTYHAAHQTLEKRRTSERERLQQLDLLTYQVQELGAANLSDVQEMELLTQERERLNHVVDLQQMSYKVYQALYQNEDETPTASDLLGDSDATLTNMVEFDSQLQPLLELVRDAVTTVMEVGRQISAYGEGLEADPQRLEEVEERMRELKQICRKYGPTLTEAIAYYERIQIELAELNNSEQSIETLEQQEQVCLQHLNQVSQQLTQLRRQTAASLESHLLAELKPLAMEKVKFQVEIAPTSPTATGADKITFMFSPNPGEPIQPLTEIASGGEMSRFLLALKACFNQNDGAETMVFDEIDVGVSGRVAQAIAEKLHQLSQSYQVLCVTHQPLVAAMADSHFRVDKQVTHKNGNTEQRTVVRVTSLDNLSTRREELAQLAGGKSANEAIAFAGSLLLQAANHRRQEQS, from the coding sequence ATGTTGCTGTGCCTCAGAATTGAGAATTTTGCCCTCATCGATCACCTGGAATTGGAGTTTGGTGCTGGTTTGAATGTGTTGACAGGGGAAACCGGCGCTGGGAAGTCGATTATTTTAGATGCGATTGATGCGGTTTTAGGTGGGAAAGTGTCTAGTCGTGTGATTCGCACGGGTACTAGCCGCGCTTTGGTGGAAGGTACTTTTAGTATCAATCCTTTCCTGAGTGCTTGGTTGAGTGAGCAGGAAATTGATTTAATTGATGATAATTCGGTTATAATTAGTCGAGATATTTCTGCCACTAGCAGTAATATCCGCACTAGATCGCGGATTAATGGGGTGCTGGTAAATCGGCAAATTATGGGAAGTCTGCGCGATCGCTTGGTGGAAATTACCGCGCAAGGACAAACTCTACAGGTGGGACAATCGGCTCAAGTCAGAGATTGGTTAGATTTATATGGTGGTGAGTCTTTGATGCAACAACGCCAAAAAACTGCTGTCGCTTTTAGTACATACCATGCTGCACACCAAACTTTAGAAAAACGCCGCACTTCGGAACGGGAACGCTTGCAACAACTGGATTTACTGACTTATCAAGTGCAAGAATTGGGAGCAGCAAATCTCAGTGATGTTCAGGAAATGGAACTATTGACACAAGAAAGGGAACGCCTAAATCATGTTGTTGATTTGCAACAAATGAGCTACAAGGTTTATCAGGCTTTGTATCAAAATGAAGATGAAACCCCAACTGCTTCTGATTTATTGGGAGACAGCGACGCAACATTAACTAATATGGTGGAGTTTGACTCCCAACTACAACCCCTATTGGAATTGGTGCGGGATGCAGTCACAACAGTGATGGAAGTGGGAAGACAAATTAGTGCTTATGGGGAAGGTTTGGAAGCAGATCCGCAACGATTAGAAGAAGTTGAGGAACGGATGCGGGAATTAAAACAAATTTGTCGTAAATATGGCCCGACTCTCACGGAAGCGATCGCATATTATGAACGTATTCAAATAGAATTAGCCGAACTCAACAACAGCGAACAATCTATAGAAACCTTAGAACAGCAAGAACAGGTTTGTTTACAGCACCTCAACCAAGTTAGTCAGCAATTAACCCAACTACGTCGCCAAACTGCGGCTAGTTTAGAATCTCACTTGTTGGCTGAACTCAAGCCTTTAGCAATGGAAAAGGTCAAGTTTCAAGTTGAGATTGCACCTACTTCCCCGACTGCCACAGGTGCTGATAAAATCACTTTTATGTTTAGCCCTAACCCCGGTGAACCCATACAACCGCTTACAGAAATCGCTTCCGGTGGAGAAATGAGCAGATTTTTACTAGCTTTGAAAGCTTGTTTTAATCAAAATGATGGTGCAGAAACAATGGTATTTGATGAAATTGATGTCGGTGTATCGGGAAGAGTTGCTCAAGCCATAGCTGAAAAATTACACCAACTCAGCCAAAGTTATCAAGTATTATGTGTTACTCACCAGCCCTTAGTAGCAGCAATGGCAGATAGCCATTTTCGGGTGGATAAACAAGTTACTCATAAAAATGGTAACACTGAACAACGTACAGTTGTGAGAGTGACTAGCTTGGATAATTTAAGCACTCGGCGGGAAGAACTAGCACAGTTAGCTGGGGGAAAATCTGCAAATGAAGCGATCGCATTTGCCGGATCTTTATTATTACAAGCTGCTAACCACCGTCGTCAAGAACAAAGTTAA
- a CDS encoding HD domain-containing protein has product MLAENITDLLFSHWQQTLQSFNVDPTTANEAFFQLISVYSSPSRHYHTLQHIHYVLNTIETFTTCIQDLPSLQLAAWFHDVVYDTHALDNEEKSADYAANMLKTLAIPATNIIQIHRLILCTKNHQADDLDSQILLDADLAILAATPLQYQEYAQAIRQEYAWVSEAEYITGRGKVLENFLQRQSIYLTPLMLESSEELARFNIKTELQSLQKNRGFI; this is encoded by the coding sequence ATGTTAGCTGAAAATATCACAGATTTATTATTTTCTCATTGGCAACAGACACTCCAATCATTTAATGTTGATCCAACAACGGCAAATGAAGCATTTTTTCAACTTATTTCAGTTTATTCTAGCCCCAGTCGCCACTATCACACCCTACAACACATTCACTATGTCCTCAACACAATTGAGACTTTTACAACCTGTATTCAAGATTTACCTTCTTTACAACTAGCAGCCTGGTTTCATGATGTAGTATATGACACTCATGCCCTAGATAATGAAGAAAAAAGTGCTGATTATGCGGCTAATATGCTAAAAACTTTAGCAATTCCAGCTACTAATATTATTCAAATTCACCGTCTAATTTTGTGTACTAAAAATCATCAAGCAGATGATCTCGATAGTCAAATTTTACTTGATGCTGATTTAGCAATCTTAGCAGCTACTCCGCTTCAGTATCAAGAATATGCCCAAGCCATTCGCCAAGAATATGCCTGGGTTTCAGAGGCTGAATATATCACAGGTAGAGGAAAAGTATTAGAAAATTTTTTACAGCGTCAATCTATCTACCTCACACCATTAATGTTAGAATCTTCTGAAGAATTAGCCCGTTTCAACATCAAAACAGAATTGCAGTCTCTTCAGAAAAATAGAGGATTTATATGA
- a CDS encoding thiol-disulfide oxidoreductase DCC family protein, producing MKYTVIYDGQCNLCVTLVQLLETLDQGKLFRYIPMQDEQMLSQWGITAQDCEQGMILIDNNDPLKRWQGSNAAEEIGRLLPLGNLFVEAYRALPGMKWAGDRFYEQIRDHRYTLFGKRGDTYQSAYCVDDSCNIK from the coding sequence ATGAAATACACTGTAATTTATGACGGTCAATGCAATCTCTGCGTTACTTTAGTGCAGTTACTCGAAACTCTAGATCAAGGAAAGCTATTTAGATACATCCCCATGCAAGATGAACAAATGCTATCTCAATGGGGAATAACTGCTCAAGATTGTGAACAAGGAATGATTTTAATTGATAATAATGATCCCTTAAAACGTTGGCAAGGCAGCAACGCAGCAGAAGAAATTGGGCGATTATTGCCACTAGGCAATTTATTTGTAGAAGCTTATCGCGCCTTACCGGGGATGAAATGGGCAGGAGATAGGTTTTATGAACAAATCCGGGATCATCGCTACACCCTGTTCGGCAAGCGTGGAGACACCTATCAATCTGCCTATTGTGTAGATGATAGCTGCAACATTAAGTAA
- a CDS encoding cysteine desulfurase-like protein → MESLDLKWIRAQFPALTQTTDGHPAIFFDGPGGTQIPGSVLDAMSDYLVRSNANAHGYFTTSVRTDALIISARAAIADLLGCDHDEVVFGANMTTLTFAVSRAIGRELQPGDEIIVTCLDHAANISPWKALEERGVTIRTVDINIADCTLDINDLESKINSRTKLVAVSYASNAVGTINDIAKIVKLAHAVGALVFVDAVHYAPHASINVHQLDCDFLACSTYKFFAPHVGVLYGKREHLARFTPYKVKPASEEVPSRWETGTLNHEGLAGVVAAINYLAKLGCHVSPTLDNELLSSLMAADKEGLTTFHCPSFLTLSAQPNHELASAYHSRRAALIAAMSAIQQYERELSKKLISGLLEIPGLRVYGITEPSQFIWRTPTVSITIEGQTPANIAKFLGEKGICAWHGHFYAIDLTERLGVEASGGLLRIGLVHYNTVEEIHQLLQVLQEICKNNFFQKP, encoded by the coding sequence ATGGAATCTCTTGATTTAAAATGGATTCGCGCTCAGTTTCCCGCATTAACGCAAACGACTGACGGACACCCGGCGATTTTTTTTGATGGGCCCGGTGGTACTCAGATACCTGGTTCAGTGCTTGATGCGATGAGTGATTATTTGGTCAGGTCTAATGCTAATGCTCATGGCTATTTTACTACTAGTGTGCGAACTGATGCGTTGATTATTTCTGCTCGTGCTGCGATCGCTGATTTGTTAGGATGTGATCATGATGAGGTGGTGTTTGGTGCGAATATGACCACTCTCACTTTTGCTGTTAGTCGTGCTATTGGCCGAGAACTGCAACCAGGTGATGAAATCATTGTGACTTGTCTTGACCATGCAGCCAATATTTCTCCCTGGAAGGCTTTGGAAGAAAGGGGTGTAACTATTCGCACGGTTGATATTAATATTGCAGATTGCACCCTAGATATAAACGATTTGGAAAGCAAGATTAATTCCCGCACAAAATTAGTAGCGGTGAGTTATGCTTCCAATGCAGTAGGAACAATTAACGATATTGCTAAGATAGTAAAATTAGCTCATGCTGTTGGTGCTTTGGTTTTTGTTGATGCCGTCCATTATGCACCCCATGCTTCTATTAATGTTCATCAATTAGATTGTGATTTTCTCGCTTGTTCTACTTATAAATTCTTCGCGCCCCATGTGGGTGTTCTCTACGGAAAACGAGAACATTTAGCGCGGTTTACTCCTTATAAGGTCAAACCAGCTTCAGAAGAAGTACCTTCACGTTGGGAAACAGGAACTCTCAATCATGAAGGTTTAGCAGGAGTAGTAGCAGCAATTAATTATCTAGCAAAGTTAGGTTGTCATGTTTCACCAACTTTAGATAATGAATTACTTTCGTCTTTAATGGCAGCGGATAAAGAAGGTTTAACTACCTTTCACTGTCCTAGTTTTCTCACTTTATCTGCACAACCTAATCATGAGTTAGCATCTGCTTATCATAGTCGCCGCGCAGCTTTAATAGCTGCAATGTCAGCCATTCAACAATATGAAAGAGAATTAAGTAAAAAGCTAATTTCTGGATTGTTAGAAATTCCCGGTTTAAGAGTTTATGGTATTACTGAACCTAGCCAATTTATCTGGAGAACTCCCACAGTTTCTATCACAATTGAAGGACAAACACCGGCAAATATAGCGAAATTTTTAGGAGAAAAGGGAATATGTGCTTGGCATGGTCATTTCTATGCTATTGACCTCACCGAAAGGTTAGGTGTGGAAGCAAGTGGTGGTTTGCTGAGAATCGGATTAGTACACTACAACACAGTGGAAGAAATTCATCAGCTTTTACAAGTTTTGCAAGAAATTTGTAAAAATAACTTTTTCCAAAAGCCCTAA
- a CDS encoding ATP adenylyltransferase family protein, translated as MTQGKILLNPGTLWAKVKQTTAQALQCGALKSIPTEFEFIEQDGVKFLVRILSNLNRKQAAKKKQDQQTANTGKEFNPFLPYEEDLFVADISDTHVCILNKFNVVDYHLLIITRAFEEQESLLTLEDFAAMWACLADFDGLVFYNGGKIAGASQRHKHLQILPFSQPEIPITPLLTAAKFQDSIATIPGLPFLHAFTTLDFGEGAEVTLLKYQTLLAAVGIEAVGNNRQSGAYNFLATREWMLIVPRFQEEFESISVNSLGFAGALLVRNAEQIQLLKDIGIMNVLKKVAWPMK; from the coding sequence ATGACACAAGGCAAAATATTACTCAACCCAGGCACATTGTGGGCAAAAGTCAAACAAACCACAGCACAAGCTTTACAATGCGGGGCGCTAAAATCCATCCCGACGGAATTTGAATTTATCGAACAAGATGGGGTTAAATTCTTGGTGCGGATATTATCGAACTTAAACCGCAAACAAGCAGCTAAGAAAAAGCAAGATCAACAAACTGCTAACACTGGTAAAGAGTTTAATCCTTTTTTACCTTACGAAGAAGATTTGTTTGTAGCAGATATTTCTGATACTCACGTTTGTATTTTAAATAAATTCAATGTTGTTGATTATCACCTGCTGATTATCACCCGCGCCTTTGAAGAACAGGAAAGCTTACTTACCTTAGAAGATTTTGCAGCAATGTGGGCTTGTCTAGCTGATTTTGATGGTTTAGTATTCTACAATGGAGGTAAGATTGCGGGGGCTAGTCAGCGACATAAACATTTACAAATTTTACCTTTTTCTCAACCAGAAATTCCCATTACACCACTTTTAACAGCAGCAAAGTTTCAAGATTCTATTGCGACTATACCCGGACTTCCTTTTTTACACGCTTTTACTACTCTCGATTTCGGAGAAGGAGCAGAAGTAACTTTATTAAAATATCAAACTTTACTGGCAGCGGTGGGTATTGAAGCAGTTGGGAATAATAGACAATCTGGGGCGTATAATTTTTTAGCTACGCGAGAATGGATGTTAATAGTACCGCGTTTTCAGGAAGAATTTGAGTCAATTTCTGTCAATTCTTTGGGTTTTGCTGGTGCTTTGTTGGTGCGAAATGCTGAACAAATACAGTTACTCAAAGATATAGGGATAATGAATGTTTTGAAAAAAGTCGCTTGGCCGATGAAATAG